One part of the Odontesthes bonariensis isolate fOdoBon6 chromosome 13, fOdoBon6.hap1, whole genome shotgun sequence genome encodes these proteins:
- the LOC142397185 gene encoding uncharacterized protein LOC142397185 — MILVWVTLLLLHRGYSLVPVVTVQLGEPVTLTCVLPDERWSIQKVQWYKQSAGDTLKSIVILLMNQDRLYGPGFSASKLKTTYNEKNSTLTILKMSKEDEGMYHCAAFEYTAVTWSGTYLSLKGNTQGTSNYIVVQQPAVSDPAGPGDSVSLQCSVLSDSENKTCSGDLSVFWFRAASNKSHPHIIYSDGNGRNECDKRAATQRRCVYHFSKNISSSDAGTYYCAVATCGEILFGNGAKLDIQAPNMWDLQTANRVVLLLCAALMTSLIVISVLIYTIKKKTCGCYNDAVTACNDHHSQQRDEVSLTYAAPTFTRKKAGRAERRNVKAPQEETVYTDVRALGIH, encoded by the exons ATGATTCTGGTATGGGTTACACTGCTTCTTCTTCATCGAGGGT ATTCACTGGTTCCAGTGGTCACAGTTCAACTTGGCGAACCTGTGACTTTGACATGTGTTTTGCCCGATGAAAGGTGGAGTATTCAAAAAGTTCAATGGTACAAGCAGAGTGCAGGAGATACTCTGAAATCCATTGTGATCCTGTTGATGAATCAAGACCGTTTATATGGACCAGGGTTTTCTGcttcaaaactgaagacaacATACAATGAGAAGAATAGCACTCTGACAATTTTGAAAATGAGTAAAGAAGATGAAGGAATGTATCACTGTGCAGCCTTTGAATATACTGCTGTTACGTGGAGTGGGACTTATTTATCATTAAAAG GAAACACTCAGGGGACGTCAAACTACATTGTTGTCCAGCAGCCGGCAGTATCAGATCCAGCTGGTCCAGGAGACTCAGTGAGTCTGCAGTGTTCAGTCCTCTCTGACTCTGAGAACAAGACGTGTTCAGGAGATCTCAGTGTGTTCTGGTTCAGAGCTGCATCAAATAAATCTCATCCACACATCATCTACTCTGATGGAAACGGACGTAATGAATGTGACAAGAGAGCTGCCACTCAGAGGAGATGTGTGTATCACTTCTCTAAGAACATCAGCTCCTCTGATGCTGGGACTTACTACTGTGCTGTGGCCACATGTGGAGAGATACTTTTTGGAAATGGGGCTAAACTGGACATCCAAG caCCCAACATGTGGGATCTGCAGACAGCCAATAGAGTTGTCCTGCTGTTATGTGCTGCTTTGATGACAAGTCTCATTGTTATATCCGTCCTCATTTATACCATCAAGAAGAAAACTTGTGGTTGTTATAATG ATGCTGTAACAGCCTGCAATGATCATCACAGTCAGCAG AGAGATGAGGTCTCATTGACTTATGCTGCACCAACCTTCACGAGGAAGAAAGctggcagagcagagagaaggAATGTAAAAGCTCCTCAGGAGGAGACGGTTTACACTGATGTCAGAGCTTTGGGGATACATTAA